TAAAcaccctactaagtgcatcgtCCACACATTGGCCTTAACAGGATGAGAATGCACAATCATGTTATAAAACTCATTATCCACAAGAgtcaactcaagagaaggacttttggagttgacatctctaaccctcacaatatgataaatgcaacccttggaaatcaatttttgggccttaagaaagcaaatgaacttaccctttactaccgaatcatgacccttccatttaagaataacatcaaaatctaccatgtcaagctcactgagatcacaaagaacaactttgtgcaagataaacacgggacaacccttatagattataatttttttctagcAACAatcgactcaccaatgggggtagacaccaactAGTGTTCCAATAATATATTGGGATAtaaatcaaacctattagcaagaaaTGCAACAACAACCATAAATCGGCATCAGATCTAACAATGAATACGCTTCAAAATAAAAAACCTTTAACTTACCAGTCCCAACACCAAGAGAATCCTCTAACCCCTGATGAATCTAAAAGGCATATGATATTTCTTGGCGCTGACCGCCATCCGATATAGTAGAACTTTGATTTGGATGACCTATAGTCTAGTCCAGAGCCTGAGGTCTAGTACCACTCCTACACTCCCTTGCATAATGACCCAGCTTTACACACCTATAGCAAGTATTCAACCCCACTAAGCACTCTCCCCTATAGTTTTTCCCACACTTGGAACACTTGGAAAAAGTAGATGTACTAAAACTACCACCGGGCTTGGATTGAGAAGCTCTACCTTCATCTCGAGCATTCTTGGACTGCCTCCCTTTTCTAGATGTCACTAGACAGTCCTTCTCCTTATGTCCACTTTTTCCATAACTATAACAACTCCCTATGACGCACAAGCACTCCCTTAGATAGTTTTTACCACACTTACCACATAAGAGGAAGGGCTTTTCCTTGCCATCACCCTTCCTAGAACAAGGGCCAAACGTCTCCCCCTTTGACATCTTCTGATGGTTAAAGTCATTATCTCCAATATTACTCATTTTATTCacccatttccttttcttaacaTTCGTGTTCACCGGAGTCACTTTTTGTTAATTCAATTGAGCCATCACAACTCGAGCCAATAATATAATGGCATCACAAAATCCTGCTTTAGTAACTTGTTTGGTTAGAGGATCATTAGGGACCTGTTCCTCATTATCATCAACCCCTCCTTGAATTAGAGCCTCAGAAACTGGAGGAACTTGGTTCTCGAGAGCATCCATTGCTCTAGGTGGAGGTACTCCTCTTCGAGGCATCATCTAGATAACACGAaatgatttgttagataagagaAGTCTTAGGACAaatctaaggcacgacatgaatcataaaagaaagaaaactttcttaaatgcctcatagtgtcctattcataattatggcgtgcttcacaaccatTAACAAGACCTTAattgatgcggtatgttggactcctaGTACCAATTCAAAACCtcatgctctaataccaagtttttcatgacccaaacccagggcctagacgtgacacgacgaaTAAGACACCCGGAggcacctcacccaagcctcttagcatttcattggtaatgataaataaatcaagtaaaaaacaaaagggatgtagggactaagaggcttcacatttaataagagtcgaagacaacataacatctttttctatgtccaaccataccttctacattaaagattTGGTGggggttaagacatgtccctagctcaccctcaaaataagtgtcaagaaatgccttaataaaagtcttaatgttctacataatataagcttagaataaaaaggatgttgttctcgaaccatgggaactcaccacaagaaatcttcaaactaattaaAGCTAGCCACATAGAGGAGGTCTAGGAGCGACGTCGgttcctatatggtgatatcatgtaggaaaaagtatgcgttagtactttgaatgtactaaatatgtgagtatgctatgaaatgaagaccataagagagacatgagtTAGCAGTATGCATAagtaaatgcatgaattagacatcatcatatggaactctaaaatattcattttgtggaaaaatgaccataaccgacatttaagaccatgcgagctattacatgaaatccaacataagcacctacgttggcacggggagactacttgctagtTAGAACTCCATTCAAattacattcaattatttaatatttggtgtctacaatggcctagccgacaagggctcctatggtggcacatagttaatgcaatatgagactttacttaagaactccttaggtcgagtccccatctacatgctatattcggtgttaggtcaaatcccacggaataacatttatatatcataataacatgagcattgtataactttagacatcaaatcatcatcggtggaatagatcattaaaacctttagtttataatatcatcatgactactatgccctatttaccattctactaatgaaccttgatttataagaaaattaggtctacaatcagtgatggctttctgggtaccatgctaatcggaccttttattttggaaaaatgttcaaaagcattgatggcctatagggaggtcaaacatgtcatatcataatgttaaatatttcatttgattcaatgtgagaattgtactttcacattgaaaccttactttggctaagaagacctttcatcaatcaattatttcataaagactctcCTTCATAagtatttacttcataacattcattggagtcaaacttcatttcaactttattttatcataggaaactaggtgggttcattacAAAaagactttcaaatacatttaaaggataattgtatgcatgagagtgatatgaatgcatccaatcaaacatcttaaaaataacccaccatatgcactttaaaactacatttcaaattttcatataagaacattgataatccatccatttcatgtaaataagaatcaacataagtcaatataagtaaataaatttcaaatattcaagaatctatgcatttggaatcatagtatgaaaattcataaaaactcatcacttgaaattaagagtcaatatacatataaatcAATAGTAGtacataaacttaaaatataccataatctatacatttggaaccattatgtgaaatcccataagatttcatcatttaaaattgatatactaagttgagaaaacatttgggctccatgggtggaagaacccatgaatgaaaacccacgtaccttagagtagattttgaagaaatcttgatgttaggtccAATTTGAGAGTTTGGATCCTTGAATTTTGAGAGCAAATcatgttggagatgatttgagagagaggaggatgaagattagggttctttggaggtgaaagactgcaaaaattgaccccaaaacattccaagttcgtatatatagatattaggtaattttcccaaaatatcCCTACAAAATTAGGAAAACTAGACAAGTCCGCAGCGCGGACGTGTCGCACACTTTTCTGGTcgacaaaaaaatgaaatctggaaAATTTGTCCAAGTTTGCTGCAGGTCCACGATGCGGACTTATCGCGGACCTCTCTGGTCAAtcaagcataacttttgactt
This region of Solanum dulcamara chromosome 9, daSolDulc1.2, whole genome shotgun sequence genomic DNA includes:
- the LOC129903683 gene encoding uncharacterized protein LOC129903683, which translates into the protein MSNIGDNDFNHQKMSKGETFGPCSRKGDGKEKPFLLCGKCGKNYLRECLCVIGSCYSYGKSGHKEKDCLVTSRKGRQSKNARDEGRASQSKPGGSFSTSTFSKCSKCGKNYRGECLVGLNTCYRCVKLGHYARECRSGTRPQALD